A genomic region of Cotesia glomerata isolate CgM1 linkage group LG9, MPM_Cglom_v2.3, whole genome shotgun sequence contains the following coding sequences:
- the LOC123272072 gene encoding 4-hydroxybenzoate polyprenyltransferase, mitochondrial has protein sequence MIQSCHKIAGLKLLKLNYWSHTRRKGSEFLKTGTCLCSKINNDKNYSNFSCQEENDFLKVKKSSVLVRELSVAAKLVDSSPSNVKPYLKLMRIDKPIGSWLLFWPCSWSIAMAAAPGAIPDLHLLALFGVGAFVMRGAGCTINDMWDRDFDKKVARTKDRPLVAGDITPFQALVFLGGQLSLGLGILLQLNWYSVFLGASSLGLVVIYPLMKRITYWPQLILGMTFNWGALLGWSAVQGSCDLSICLPLYVAGICWTVLYDTIYAHQDKVDDLLLGIKSTALKFGDNTKLYLSGFGASMIGSLLTSGVVSGQTWPYYVAVSVVAGHVVEQIRTLNIDDPQDCAKKFISNRTIGLIIFAGIVLGNLLKNSPESNQTSLLENNKSQIKY, from the exons atgatccaGTCCTGTCACAAAATAGCCggcttaaaattattaaaattaaattattggagCCACACAAGAAGAAAAGGTtccgaatttttaaaaaccgGCACGTGTTTGtgctcaaaaataaataatgataaaaattacagtaattttaGCTGTcaagaagaaaatgattttttaaaagtgaaaaaaagttCTGTGCTAGTGAGAGAATTAAGTGTTGCTGCTAAACTAGTCGACAGTTCGCCGTCAAATGTCAAGCCTTACTTGAAGTTGATGAGAATTGACAAGCCGATCGGCTCTTGGCTGCTGTTCTGGCCCTGCAGCTGGAGCATCGCCATGGCCGCGGCACCAGGTGCCATTCCAGACCTCCACTTACTGGCGCTTTTTGGAGTTGGAGCTTTTGTGATGCGCGGCGCCGGGTGTACCATTAATGATATGTGGGATCgagattttgataaaaaa GTGGCGAGGACCAAGGACAGGCCGCTAGTCGCTGGGGATATTACGCCTTTTCAAGCGCTGGTCTTCCTTGGAGGACAGCTGAGTCTTGGATTGGGGATCTTGCTGCAGTTGAACTGGTACAGTGTCTTTCTTGGCGCTAGTTCACTTG GATTAGTAGTAATCTATCCTCTAATGAAGCGAATAACATACTGGCCTCAACTAATCTTGGGGATGACCTTCAACTGGGGAGCCCTCTTAGGCTGGTCAGCAGTCCAGGGTTCCTGCGACTTATCAATATGCTTGCCACTCTACGTCGCGGGAATCTGCTGGACAGTTTTATACGACACAATTTACGCTCACCAGGATAAGGTCGACGACTTGTTACTAGGAATAAAGTCCACAGCGTTGAAATTCGGCGACAATaccaaattatatttatctgGATTTGGAGCGTCTATGATAGGAAGCTTGTTGACTTCTGGAGTAGTTTCTGGCCAGACTTGGCCCTACTACGTGGCTGTCAGTGTGGTCGCTGGCCACGTTGTTGAACaa ATTCGAACTTTAAACATTGATGATCCCCAGGACTgtgcaaaaaaattcatctctAATAGAACAATAGGACTAATTATTTTTGCGGGAATAGTATtaggaaatttattaaaaaattcacctGAGAGCAACCAAACTAGCTtgttagaaaataataaatcacaaataaaatattaa
- the LOC123271622 gene encoding protein Abitram: MDDDKQDMEVEEDKVEKEEEEEEEIDSGDDGFDFPPDDSVVNMLDEVDLSEELPCVTDRYFTPYYKIDAQKPNNDICIRIHSNRICMLSLAPSHPVLSKDSGIEKINFKVTEKLDRATNKVSGKAKHGAQPLQENSNICFITLANGETWPIKCCMIGKLVEINEALIDNPELIRKPPHQGGYLAIVLPNIKAHESMKDKLLDEESYKKAIAQREFNCNSDKNELNSDKKELNSEIKDELNFENKNELNSDKKELNSKN; encoded by the coding sequence atggACGACGACAAGCAAGACATGGAAGTAGAAGAAGATAAAgtagaaaaagaagaagaagaagaagaagaaatagatTCCGGTGATGATGGCTTTGACTTTCCACCAGACGACAGTGTCGTCAACATGTTGGACGAAGTGGACTTATCTGAAGAATTACCATGTGTCACGGACAGATACTTTACCCCGTACTACAAAATAGACGCCCAAAAGCCAAACAATGACATCTGCATCAGAATACACAGCAACCGCATCTGCATGCTGTCCTTAGCTCCAAGTCACCCGGTCTTGTCGAAAGACAGCGGGATTGAGAAGATCAATTTCAAAGTGACTGAAAAGTTGGACCGAGCGACGAACAAAGTTTCGGGAAAAGCCAAGCATGGCGCGCAGCCTCTGCAGGAAAATTCTAATATTTGCTTCATTACTCTGGCTAATGGGGAGACCTGGCCCATCAAGTGCTGCATGATTGGTAAGTTGGTGGAGATCAATGAGGCCTTGATTGACAATCCTGAGTTGATCAGGAAGCCGCCTCATCAGGGTGGGTATCTTGCTATTGTCTTGCCGAATATTAAAGCTCATGAAAGTATGAAGGATAAGCTGCTGGATGAAGAGAGTTATAAGAAAGCTATTGCTCAGAGAGAATTTAATTGCAATTctgataaaaatgaattaaattctgataagaaggaattaaattctgaaataaaagatgaattaaattttgaaaataaaaatgaattaaattctgataagaaggaattaaattctaaaaat